One stretch of Jiangella gansuensis DSM 44835 DNA includes these proteins:
- a CDS encoding alpha-L-fucosidase, translating to MITRRAVPVGAGVLVIAGALGAAAAEPTPAPTGAPATAPVGDYEPTVESLSRHETPEWFTDAKLGIFIHWGPYSVPAYAPPGGGARPGSDVYAEWYWYEMNQPGSPTHQHHAETYGEDVPYDAFVEQWNPVRFDPEQWLDLFADAGAEYFVLVSKHHDGVALWDSDTTDRDTVAMGPRRDLVADLFEAADDRSMRTGLYYSLAEWYHPAGGWDPPRGHSLEEGPVNPYTGDPVPYTGYVPVSDDVLDHQYPQMLELVDRFDPDIIWCDIGPHVPHNSNEFMAFYYNQAKNRPQPKDVAVNDRCGNDVHDFVTREYRNQPAIDPNPWEATRGLGRSFGYNAEEGPEVYLSADQLIDSFVDTVSKNGNLLLNIGPMADGSIPDIQADRVRALGAWLDVNGEAIRGATYWTRADDAHSNVPVRYTVNDGVLYATALQWPGEELVLSGEVPLAAGSTITLLGSGGEPLPWRRDGRQVTVTMPAAGAAATTSEHAYTFEISTPGLTDVRDVVRTSLDVPDSAEPGESFVATATVTNPGDRHSASVRVELGVPAGWSVAPRRDVLGPMAPDESATAEFVVTPPAGTATDQYQLTVVTSAAHVGQVTGAPVVVGFESAVDVVAPAKLSPGVMAVEGAEYYVDRDVTLRSLPAELRGATMIRGANDDKRLTDPEYLVVDARRDLDLYVALDPRGAPENGGWWPAWLEELGFRPTGEEIASAGDDAQPALRLFKLERPVAAGERIVLGGNGATTGSSGTYVTFAVPR from the coding sequence GTGATCACGCGCAGAGCGGTGCCGGTCGGAGCTGGAGTCCTGGTCATTGCCGGCGCCCTCGGTGCGGCGGCCGCCGAACCCACGCCCGCGCCGACCGGGGCGCCGGCGACCGCGCCCGTCGGCGACTACGAGCCCACCGTCGAGTCGCTGTCCCGGCACGAGACGCCCGAGTGGTTCACCGACGCCAAGCTCGGCATCTTCATCCACTGGGGGCCGTACTCGGTGCCCGCCTATGCCCCGCCCGGCGGTGGCGCGCGGCCGGGCTCGGACGTCTACGCCGAGTGGTACTGGTACGAGATGAACCAGCCGGGGAGCCCGACCCACCAGCACCACGCGGAGACCTACGGCGAGGACGTGCCCTACGACGCGTTCGTTGAGCAGTGGAACCCCGTTCGCTTCGACCCCGAGCAGTGGCTGGACCTGTTCGCCGACGCCGGCGCGGAGTACTTCGTGCTGGTGTCCAAGCACCACGACGGCGTGGCCCTGTGGGACAGCGACACGACCGACCGTGACACGGTCGCGATGGGGCCGCGGCGTGACCTCGTCGCGGACCTGTTCGAGGCGGCCGACGACCGCTCGATGCGAACCGGCCTGTACTACTCGCTGGCCGAGTGGTACCACCCCGCCGGCGGCTGGGATCCGCCGCGCGGCCACAGCCTGGAGGAGGGGCCGGTCAACCCGTACACGGGCGACCCGGTGCCGTACACCGGCTACGTGCCGGTGTCCGACGACGTGCTGGACCACCAGTACCCGCAGATGCTCGAACTCGTCGACCGGTTCGACCCGGACATCATCTGGTGCGACATCGGGCCGCACGTGCCGCACAACAGCAACGAGTTCATGGCCTTCTACTACAACCAGGCGAAGAACCGGCCGCAGCCCAAGGACGTCGCCGTCAACGACCGCTGCGGCAACGACGTGCACGACTTCGTCACGCGCGAGTACCGCAACCAGCCGGCCATCGATCCGAACCCGTGGGAGGCCACCCGCGGCCTCGGCCGCTCGTTTGGTTACAACGCCGAGGAGGGGCCGGAGGTCTACCTGAGCGCCGACCAGCTGATCGACAGCTTCGTCGACACGGTGAGCAAGAACGGGAACCTGCTGCTGAACATCGGGCCGATGGCCGACGGCTCGATCCCGGACATCCAGGCCGACCGGGTGCGGGCGCTGGGCGCCTGGCTCGACGTGAACGGCGAGGCGATCCGCGGTGCCACCTACTGGACCCGCGCCGACGACGCGCACAGCAACGTGCCGGTGCGCTACACGGTCAACGACGGCGTGCTCTACGCGACCGCCCTGCAGTGGCCGGGCGAGGAGCTGGTCCTGTCCGGCGAGGTGCCGCTGGCGGCCGGCAGCACCATCACGCTGCTCGGTTCCGGCGGGGAGCCGCTGCCGTGGCGGCGCGACGGCCGTCAGGTCACGGTCACGATGCCCGCTGCCGGCGCCGCGGCGACGACCAGTGAGCACGCCTACACCTTCGAGATCAGCACGCCCGGGCTCACCGACGTGCGCGACGTCGTTCGCACCTCGCTCGACGTCCCGGACAGCGCCGAGCCCGGCGAGTCGTTCGTCGCCACCGCCACCGTGACCAACCCGGGCGACCGGCACTCCGCGAGCGTGCGCGTCGAGCTGGGGGTCCCGGCGGGGTGGTCGGTGGCGCCGCGGCGCGACGTGCTCGGCCCGATGGCGCCCGACGAGTCGGCCACGGCCGAGTTCGTGGTGACGCCGCCCGCCGGGACCGCGACCGACCAGTACCAGCTCACCGTCGTGACGTCGGCCGCCCACGTGGGTCAGGTCACCGGTGCCCCGGTGGTCGTCGGCTTCGAGAGCGCCGTGGACGTCGTCGCTCCGGCAAAGCTGAGTCCGGGCGTGATGGCGGTCGAGGGTGCGGAGTACTACGTCGACCGTGACGTGACGCTGCGCTCGCTGCCGGCCGAACTGCGCGGCGCCACGATGATCCGCGGCGCCAACGACGACAAGCGGCTGACCGATCCGGAGTACCTCGTCGTCGACGCGCGCCGCGACCTCGACCTCTACGTGGCGCTGGACCCGCGAGGCGCACCGGAGAACGGCGGCTGGTGGCCGGCCTGGCTCGAGGAGCTCGGCTTCCGCCCGACCGGCGAGGAGATCGCCAGCGCCGGCGACGACGCCCAGCCGGCGCTCAGGCTGTTCAAGCTGGAACGGCCGGTGGCGGCGGGCGAGCGGATCGTCCTCGGTGGCAACGGCGCGACGACGGGTAGCTCTGGTACGTACGTCACCTTCGCCGTGCCGCGTTGA
- a CDS encoding IclR family transcriptional regulator, translated as MERNTSSSLRRGLALLDAVRAATPAGGATLSELALAVGVHKSSALRLLQPMTETGLVRVGHGRYVLGPRTAQLGRVYLDSVDLRALAQPALRRLVERSGESVHLVLPDLPHMVYIDKIDGPGRVRMNSSIGSRQPCHSTGVGRAYLAFAGSDAVERVIALGLTARTTRTVTDPDEFRALLAAVRERGYAVDDVENEDDIRCVAAPVFDHAGTVTAALSVSGLATRVTPERVGPLGELVAAAGHEVSALLGAPPPESPHAGTVSPSARTTPSAPSREDTP; from the coding sequence GTGGAACGGAACACCTCATCGTCGCTCCGGCGCGGGCTCGCGCTGCTCGACGCCGTCAGGGCCGCGACGCCGGCCGGTGGTGCGACGCTGAGTGAGCTGGCCCTGGCCGTCGGCGTGCACAAGAGCTCCGCGCTGCGGCTGCTCCAGCCGATGACGGAGACCGGGCTGGTCCGGGTGGGCCACGGCCGCTACGTGCTCGGTCCCCGTACGGCCCAGCTGGGGCGGGTGTACCTCGACTCCGTCGACCTGCGTGCGCTGGCCCAGCCGGCGCTGCGTCGCCTGGTCGAGCGGTCGGGGGAGTCGGTGCACCTCGTCCTGCCCGACCTGCCGCACATGGTCTACATCGACAAGATCGACGGGCCGGGGCGGGTGCGCATGAACTCGTCCATCGGGTCCCGGCAGCCGTGCCACTCCACCGGGGTCGGGCGCGCCTATCTCGCCTTCGCCGGCAGCGACGCGGTGGAGCGGGTCATCGCGCTCGGGCTGACCGCCCGGACCACCCGCACCGTCACCGATCCGGACGAGTTCCGCGCGCTGCTCGCCGCCGTCCGGGAGCGCGGCTACGCCGTCGACGACGTCGAGAACGAGGACGACATCCGCTGCGTCGCCGCCCCGGTGTTCGACCACGCGGGCACGGTGACGGCGGCGCTGTCGGTCTCCGGGCTGGCCACCCGGGTCACGCCGGAGCGGGTCGGCCCACTCGGCGAGCTGGTCGCGGCTGCCGGCCACGAGGTCTCCGCCCTGCTCGGCGCCCCGCCGCCCGAATCTCCGCACGCCGGCACCGTTTCGCCGTCCGCACGGACAACACCGTCCGCACCGTCCAGAGAGGACACTCCATGA
- a CDS encoding bifunctional 4-hydroxy-2-oxoglutarate aldolase/2-dehydro-3-deoxy-phosphogluconate aldolase yields the protein MSVDRIAPSAQLRDTGVMAILRARSADRFADISRTLVAAGITCLEITLTSPGALEAIRAIRQELPGSVDVGAGTVTDAEQARAVVEAGTGFVVSPSVEPDVVAVAREAGIPAYPGAFTPTEVLAAWRAGASVVKLFPGSAVGPSYIRALNGPFPDIEIMPTGGVSLDNIGDWIRAGAAGVGLGGPLLGDAADGGDLGALAERAAKALAAVRAAKGDAA from the coding sequence ATGAGCGTCGACCGCATCGCCCCGAGCGCCCAGCTACGAGACACCGGGGTCATGGCGATCCTGCGCGCCCGTTCGGCCGACCGCTTCGCCGACATCAGCCGCACTCTGGTCGCCGCCGGCATCACCTGCCTGGAGATCACCCTCACCTCGCCCGGTGCGCTGGAGGCGATTCGTGCCATCCGCCAGGAGCTGCCCGGCAGCGTCGATGTCGGCGCCGGGACGGTGACCGACGCGGAGCAGGCGCGGGCCGTCGTCGAGGCCGGCACGGGTTTCGTGGTCTCGCCGTCGGTGGAGCCGGACGTGGTGGCCGTCGCCCGCGAGGCCGGCATCCCGGCGTACCCGGGCGCGTTCACGCCGACGGAGGTGCTGGCGGCGTGGCGGGCCGGCGCGAGCGTCGTGAAGCTGTTCCCGGGCTCGGCGGTGGGGCCGTCGTACATCAGGGCGCTGAACGGGCCGTTCCCGGACATCGAGATCATGCCGACCGGCGGCGTCAGCCTCGACAACATCGGCGACTGGATCCGGGCCGGCGCGGCCGGTGTGGGCCTGGGCGGCCCGCTGCTGGGCGACGCCGCCGACGGTGGGGACCTCGGCGCCCTGGCCGAGCGGGCCGCGAAGGCCCTGGCCGCCGTCCGCGCCGCGAAGGGCGACGCCGCGTGA
- a CDS encoding sugar kinase, protein MSGGLVTLGEAMALMAAAEVGGWSHHRDLKLSVAGAELNVAVGARRLGAAATWISRVGADGFGELMLRELRAEGVTAVAAVDDTRPTGLMVKERPTSQRTHVRYYRAGSAASAMTAFDVPVDVVAQASVLHVTGITPALGPGPASAVQLAIDTARRHGTTVSLDVNYRSALWSRADAGAALEPLVRKADVVFAGPEEAALIVPDGEPEQLARALSDLGPKQVVIKLGGDGAVSLVDGVARVTQAVPVTVVDTVGAGDAFVAGYLAELMDGAEAGQRLSTAAAAGALACTVLGDWEGLPTRADLAALGDTESVQR, encoded by the coding sequence GTGAGCGGCGGGCTGGTCACGCTCGGCGAGGCGATGGCCCTGATGGCCGCCGCCGAGGTGGGCGGCTGGTCGCACCACCGCGACCTCAAGCTGTCCGTGGCCGGGGCGGAGCTGAACGTCGCCGTCGGTGCGCGCCGGCTCGGCGCCGCGGCCACCTGGATCAGCCGGGTCGGCGCCGACGGGTTCGGTGAGCTGATGCTGCGTGAGCTGCGCGCGGAGGGTGTCACCGCCGTCGCGGCGGTCGACGACACCCGGCCGACGGGCCTCATGGTGAAGGAGCGGCCGACGAGCCAGCGCACCCATGTCCGGTACTACCGGGCCGGTAGCGCGGCCTCGGCCATGACGGCGTTCGACGTGCCGGTGGACGTGGTCGCGCAGGCCTCGGTCCTGCACGTCACCGGCATCACGCCCGCGCTCGGACCGGGTCCGGCCTCGGCCGTCCAACTGGCCATCGACACCGCCCGCCGGCACGGCACCACCGTGTCGCTGGACGTCAACTACCGCTCCGCGCTGTGGAGCCGCGCCGACGCCGGTGCCGCACTCGAGCCGCTGGTCCGCAAGGCCGACGTGGTCTTCGCCGGCCCGGAGGAGGCGGCGCTGATCGTGCCGGACGGCGAGCCGGAGCAGCTGGCCCGGGCGCTGTCCGACCTGGGGCCGAAGCAGGTCGTCATCAAGCTCGGCGGTGACGGCGCGGTGTCCCTGGTCGACGGTGTCGCGCGCGTGACGCAGGCGGTGCCGGTGACGGTGGTCGACACCGTCGGCGCCGGGGACGCGTTCGTGGCCGGTTACCTAGCCGAGCTCATGGACGGCGCCGAGGCCGGTCAGCGACTTTCGACGGCGGCCGCCGCGGGGGCGCTGGCCTGCACCGTCCTCGGCGACTGGGAAGGCCTGCCTACCCGAGCCGATCTCGCGGCCCTCGGCGACACGGAGTCCGTCCAGCGCTGA